From the genome of Sphingobacterium kitahiroshimense, one region includes:
- a CDS encoding TetR/AcrR family transcriptional regulator, giving the protein MKDSVLSRKEKIVREALNLFSEQGYADTSTKAIAQNAGVSEALIFKHFGNKDALLVHLIKAGYRKVLTHHKGMMTYRDSKDFLRKMINLPSKLVADEPIFWKLQERLSHHPFSRQQHEQFMKPVQAIIVRAFKELGYKNPDLETEFLLIVIDTLWKKEANGELDHAMELAILLEEKYNLI; this is encoded by the coding sequence ATGAAAGATAGTGTATTGAGTAGAAAAGAGAAAATTGTTCGTGAGGCATTGAATTTGTTCTCAGAACAAGGTTATGCAGATACCTCTACCAAAGCTATTGCTCAAAATGCAGGTGTGTCTGAGGCTTTAATTTTTAAACATTTCGGAAATAAGGATGCTTTGTTGGTGCACCTTATTAAAGCGGGCTATCGGAAAGTGCTGACACATCATAAAGGTATGATGACTTATCGTGATTCGAAGGACTTTTTACGTAAGATGATCAATTTACCTAGTAAGCTGGTCGCTGATGAGCCTATCTTCTGGAAATTACAAGAACGTCTTTCCCATCATCCTTTTTCAAGACAGCAGCATGAACAATTTATGAAACCGGTGCAGGCAATTATTGTGCGGGCTTTTAAGGAACTGGGATATAAAAATCCGGATCTGGAAACGGAATTTTTGTTAATTGTTATTGATACTTTATGGAAAAAGGAAGCTAATGGTGAACTTGATCATGCGATGGAACTAGCCATATTATTGGAAGAGAAATATAACTTGATATAA
- a CDS encoding glycoside hydrolase family 3 protein, which produces MLKKLALGVAALASSISFSQAQDKKDFVKYINSPHAWVDSVFNSLTPKERIAQLFLVRAHTNLGQRYIDSVAQVVQDEQLGGLVVFQGGPVRHVDMFNRYQHLSKVPLLITFDGEWGLGMRLPDSTLSYPYQMTLGAIQNDQLIYQMGQEVAKDFHRIGMHFNFAPVVDINNNPKNPVIGFRSFGDNKENVAKKAKAYMDGMMNGGIISSLKHFPGHGDTDVDSHHDLPQLTFTKDRLEALEMFPFKELIRAGAPAIMVAHMNIPSLDPTPNIPSSISKPIVTGILREELGFRGLTVTDAMDMNGVKKFFPNGEADVMAIIAGHDLLEVSENSKRAIDLVLKAIGEGRINQADLDARVKKVLASKLWLGLDQYRDVNTGNLYADLNRTSSKQLIDQLAASSVTVLKSTDKIKSFKNSEKTAIVNIGLKSPGTFQRIMDDALANETQYFVTDETSEADLKNIIKEAKRNKQIILAIHDTRSRPRPEVPANDGVKHLIKKLAKKSIVTFFTNPYALDGFKGVHKSKTILVAYQNDDFMQRAVAKTILGQNIATGKLPVTINKYFKYAAGK; this is translated from the coding sequence ATGTTAAAAAAACTAGCTTTGGGTGTTGCCGCACTGGCATCTTCCATCTCTTTTTCACAAGCTCAAGATAAGAAGGATTTTGTGAAATATATTAATTCTCCCCATGCTTGGGTTGATTCTGTATTTAACAGCTTGACACCTAAAGAACGTATCGCCCAACTTTTTTTGGTGCGTGCCCATACCAATCTGGGACAGCGTTATATTGATTCTGTAGCACAGGTTGTTCAAGATGAGCAATTGGGTGGTCTTGTTGTATTTCAGGGCGGGCCGGTTCGTCATGTGGATATGTTCAATCGTTATCAGCATCTTTCAAAAGTGCCTTTATTGATCACTTTTGATGGAGAATGGGGGTTAGGCATGCGTCTTCCCGATTCAACTTTATCTTATCCATATCAGATGACCTTGGGAGCTATACAGAATGATCAATTGATTTATCAAATGGGCCAAGAAGTTGCAAAAGATTTTCATCGTATCGGTATGCATTTTAATTTTGCTCCTGTTGTTGATATTAACAATAATCCGAAAAATCCAGTTATCGGGTTCCGGTCTTTCGGCGACAATAAAGAAAATGTTGCAAAAAAAGCTAAAGCATATATGGATGGTATGATGAACGGTGGTATTATATCATCATTAAAACATTTTCCTGGACATGGCGATACAGATGTTGATTCACATCATGACTTGCCGCAATTGACCTTTACTAAGGATCGTCTAGAGGCTTTGGAAATGTTTCCATTTAAAGAATTAATTCGTGCTGGTGCTCCTGCTATTATGGTCGCTCATATGAATATTCCAAGTTTAGACCCTACTCCCAATATTCCCTCTTCCATTTCAAAACCTATTGTGACAGGGATACTACGTGAAGAATTAGGTTTTCGTGGTTTAACAGTAACCGATGCAATGGATATGAATGGTGTGAAAAAATTTTTCCCAAATGGTGAAGCTGACGTGATGGCTATTATTGCAGGTCATGATTTGTTGGAAGTATCTGAAAATAGTAAACGCGCTATTGACCTTGTATTGAAAGCAATCGGGGAAGGCCGAATCAATCAAGCGGATTTGGATGCACGTGTTAAAAAAGTACTCGCGTCAAAGCTATGGTTGGGCTTAGATCAATATCGTGATGTGAATACCGGAAATCTATATGCGGATCTGAATAGAACTTCTTCAAAGCAGCTGATAGACCAATTAGCCGCATCATCGGTCACGGTTTTGAAATCTACGGATAAAATAAAATCATTTAAAAATTCAGAAAAAACGGCAATTGTCAATATCGGATTAAAATCCCCAGGTACTTTCCAGCGGATAATGGACGATGCCCTCGCCAATGAAACGCAATATTTTGTTACGGATGAAACCAGTGAGGCTGATTTAAAAAATATCATCAAAGAAGCAAAGAGAAACAAACAGATTATACTTGCGATCCATGATACACGTTCACGTCCAAGACCTGAAGTGCCAGCAAATGATGGTGTAAAGCATTTGATTAAAAAATTGGCTAAGAAATCAATTGTTACTTTCTTTACCAATCCTTATGCATTGGATGGTTTTAAAGGCGTCCATAAAAGTAAAACCATTTTAGTTGCTTATCAAAATGATGATTTTATGCAACGTGCTGTAGCAAAAACAATTTTAGGACAAAATATTGCTACAGGGAAATTACCTGTTACCATCAATAAATATTTCAAGTACGCGGCGGGTAAATAA
- a CDS encoding carboxy terminal-processing peptidase, with the protein MFKKLIFTLFVISIVSCGSKPRVNLSEVEGGLKPSAQHEVIAKEVAGLLESTSYKKVQLNDSISKIVFDNLIKSLDQGKNYLLQSDIDEFQQYRNSIAQDFRNGDLSAPFHIFNVYSKRYLERMQYALKQVDVKQDFTIDESYLPSREKLGWFKNTAEADTQWKHRVKYDLLNLEMTTVKKTDSTETKQKETLRKRYNNLISQGKKINSNDAFQVIMTSLTDAVDPHTSYFNPSFAQAFNEGMANTFEGIGARLTIDNEMVTISEIIPGGPIFKDKSLAIDDKIVGVAQGKDGEFEDIIGWRLDAAVAKIKGPAGTIVRLKILPAGQPVGSHPKIVSLTRERIVVAEESAKKEILTVKGADGKNYRVGVINIPKFYMDFEAYRKRDPNYKSTTRDVRLLLDTLKQEKVDAVLIDLRFNGGGSLPEAIDLTGLFIDKGPVVQVRDVRNTIDVEEDRNAGVSWDGPLGVMINRFSASASEIFAGAIQDYGRGVILGSQSYGKGTVQSAVDMARVISPTSKLLLKAQNEKDPDTPNGAPEYGQINITLGKFYRVNGSSTQHKGVSPDVTFPTQYSAEKFGESSEPSALPWDQIKSSTYKKVADLTALNKKLEQEHEARMKNSTEYKFLLEDIATFEKRDEGTKIPLQLDKFKKERDDFQKKNRDRVNALLKQRGLPLWEEGKPQPKMEFDFVQDESAKVMTDMIIQEKK; encoded by the coding sequence GAATGATTCCATATCTAAAATCGTATTTGATAACTTAATTAAATCTTTAGATCAGGGGAAAAACTACTTGTTGCAATCTGATATCGACGAGTTTCAGCAATACCGAAATTCAATCGCACAGGATTTCCGTAATGGTGACCTATCTGCTCCTTTTCATATTTTCAATGTATACTCTAAACGCTACTTAGAACGCATGCAATATGCGTTGAAGCAAGTAGATGTAAAACAAGACTTCACGATCGATGAAAGCTATTTACCAAGCCGTGAGAAGTTAGGCTGGTTCAAAAACACAGCAGAAGCTGATACGCAATGGAAACACCGTGTGAAATATGATTTGCTGAATCTGGAAATGACAACTGTTAAAAAAACAGATAGTACAGAAACTAAACAGAAGGAAACCCTTCGCAAAAGATATAACAATTTAATTTCTCAGGGAAAGAAAATAAATTCAAATGATGCATTCCAAGTAATCATGACTTCATTAACTGATGCGGTTGATCCACATACATCGTATTTCAACCCATCATTTGCACAGGCTTTCAATGAAGGTATGGCTAATACATTTGAAGGTATCGGTGCACGATTGACAATAGACAATGAAATGGTGACTATTAGTGAAATCATTCCTGGCGGACCGATATTTAAAGATAAAAGCTTAGCCATTGATGACAAAATCGTTGGTGTGGCACAAGGGAAAGATGGCGAATTTGAGGATATCATTGGCTGGAGATTAGATGCAGCAGTAGCTAAAATCAAAGGTCCTGCAGGAACAATTGTTCGTTTAAAAATTCTACCTGCTGGTCAGCCGGTTGGATCTCACCCGAAAATAGTCTCATTAACAAGAGAGCGAATTGTAGTAGCAGAAGAATCTGCGAAAAAAGAAATCTTAACTGTTAAAGGTGCTGATGGCAAGAATTATCGTGTTGGTGTCATCAACATACCAAAATTTTACATGGATTTTGAAGCATACCGTAAGCGTGATCCAAACTATAAAAGTACGACCCGCGATGTGCGCTTATTGCTGGATACCTTAAAACAGGAAAAAGTTGATGCAGTTTTGATTGATTTACGTTTCAATGGTGGTGGGTCACTTCCGGAAGCTATCGACCTGACAGGTTTATTTATTGACAAAGGACCAGTAGTACAGGTACGTGATGTCCGAAATACCATCGATGTGGAAGAAGATAGAAACGCAGGCGTTTCATGGGATGGTCCACTGGGTGTTATGATCAACCGTTTCTCCGCTTCAGCGTCTGAAATCTTTGCTGGAGCAATACAAGATTATGGCCGCGGTGTTATCTTAGGTTCTCAATCATACGGTAAAGGTACAGTACAATCTGCTGTTGATATGGCACGTGTGATCAGTCCTACAAGTAAATTATTATTAAAAGCACAAAACGAAAAAGATCCTGATACACCAAATGGTGCACCAGAATATGGTCAGATCAATATTACATTAGGAAAATTCTACCGTGTAAATGGTAGCAGCACACAACATAAAGGTGTAAGTCCCGATGTGACATTCCCAACGCAGTATTCTGCAGAAAAATTCGGTGAGAGTTCCGAGCCTTCTGCTTTACCTTGGGATCAGATCAAATCAAGTACATATAAAAAAGTAGCGGACTTAACAGCATTGAACAAAAAACTAGAACAAGAACACGAAGCGAGAATGAAAAACTCGACTGAATACAAGTTTTTACTGGAAGATATTGCAACCTTCGAAAAACGCGACGAGGGAACTAAAATTCCATTACAACTCGATAAGTTTAAAAAAGAGCGTGATGATTTTCAGAAGAAAAATAGAGATCGTGTGAATGCTTTACTGAAACAAAGAGGGCTACCTTTATGGGAAGAGGGCAAGCCACAACCTAAAATGGAATTTGACTTTGTACAGGATGAAAGTGCTAAAGTGATGACAGATATGATCATCCAAGAAAAAAAATAA